A single Bos mutus isolate GX-2022 chromosome 25, NWIPB_WYAK_1.1, whole genome shotgun sequence DNA region contains:
- the LOC138985573 gene encoding BCL-6 corepressor-like protein 1, with the protein MEVSVNHVAKIEKRSCLGRCKHFFWLGITFDTVGAAMLFTGVFTRILYYDMLLYLGASIVFLSLLWWTFWYSGNIELSSEEAFNSPYRLPSAYTLEVLSQTISNRFTFTIGSVSNTFMRIRRRRRQRQRFLKGRTSLDMTVTGQVESQLDQDEDRAEGAAEKGEAQDFGSKDLPKPEAVKILKEAGSQVPDAGDLGREASLPKFVKGPSTNLVQPFTPSPLEQAPTPVILTSKSLPVVSLASMSQTAPILTSKSQPVVDLVSTSQPLAVTLVSVSQLAAALASTSQPPRLLTSKSQPVVSSTSQAPAVTLASTRQPVVPLTSTIQPQVVFASKSLPVVSSSFASQPLTILTSQSHPLMPRTSQSQLPVPVASEGHPLMPVASESHPLVPVASESHPLVPVTSESHPPVPVTSQVQLPVPVASEGQPLIPVAAKGQPLVPRTSQSHPLVPRTSQSHPLEPRISQSYPLVLRTSQSQLPVPVASEGHPLVPVASEGHPLVPRASQSYPLMPRTSQSHPLVPVASQSQLPVPVASEGHSLVPVASQQQLQNLLEVCQTGPPPLQASQAQSLATISLLQVLPTESLQTQPVDLQVVQAILDLQATYHTQQASQSSSLVQEIRPSQPPSAWEFHTEPVDLETPPPADQELSQNRPDAAALPPQSPAPAAQAQQSVPSGRTPTLARGKKSHSI; encoded by the coding sequence ATGGAGGTTTCGGTTAACCACGTCGCCAAGATCGAGAAGCGGTCGTGCTTGGGCCGCTGCAAGCATTTCTTTTGGCTGGGCATCACCTTCGACACGGTGGGCGCGGCCATGCTGTTCACCGGGGTCTTTACCCGTATACTCTACTATGACATGTTGCTCTACCTGGGTGCCAGCATCGTCTTCCTCAGCCTCCTCTGGTGGACTTTCTGGTACAGCGGTAACATCGAACTGTCTTCTGAAGAGGCCTTCAACAGCCCCTACCGCCTGCCCTCCGCCTACACGCTGGAAGTCCTGAGCCAGACCATCAGCAACCGCTTCACTTTCACCATAGGCAGCGTTTCCAACACCTTTATGCGGatacggcggcggcggcgacaaCGCCAGAGGTTCCTGAAAGGGCGGACATCTCTGGATATGACCGTCACGGGCCAGGTCGAAAGCCAGCTAGACCAAGACGAAGACCGGGCAGAAGGGGCTGCGGAGAAGGGCGAGGCTCAGGACTTTGGCAGCAAGGATCTCCCCAAACCCGAAGCtgtcaaaattttaaaggaagCTGGCTCCCAGGTGCCCGATGCTGGTGACCTGGGCCGTGAGGCTAGTCTCCCAAAGTTCGTTAAGGGACCATCGACCAATCTGGTGCAGCCATTTACGCCATCTCCTCTGGAGCAGGCTCCAACTCCAGTCATCCTGACTTCTAAGAGCCTGCCCGTAGTCTCCTTGGCCTCTATGAGCCAAACTGCCCCTATTCTGACTTCGAAGAGCCAGCCTGTAGTAGACTTGGTCTCTACGAGCCAGCCCCTTGCAGTGACTCTTGTCTCTGTGAGCCAGCTTGCAGCCGCTTTGGCCTCTACTAGCCAGCCTCCACGTCTCCTGACTTCTAAAAGCCAGCCTGTAGTTTCCTCTACAAGCCAGGCCCCTGCAGTCACTCTTGCTTCTACAAGACAGCCTGTTGTCCCCCTGACTTCTACTATTCAGCCTCAGGTGGTCTTTGCCTCTAAGAGCCTGCCTGTTGTCTCCTCGTCCTTTGCAAGTCAGCCTCTGACCATCCTTACCTCTCAGAGCCACCCCCTGATGCCTAGGACCTCTCAGAGCCAGCTCCCAGTGCCTGTGGCCTCTGAGGGCCACCCTCTGATGCCTGTGGCCTCTGAGAGCCACCCCCTGGTGCCTGTGGCCTCTGAGAGCCACCCCCTGGTGCCTGTGACCTCTGAGAGCCACCCCCCGGTGCCTGTGACCTCTCAAGTCCAGCTCCCGGTGCCTGTGGCCTCTGAGGGCCAACCCCTGATACCTGTGGCCGCTAAGGGCCAGCCCCTGGTGCCTAGAACCTCTCAGAGCCACCCCCTGGTGCCTAGGACCTCGCAGAGCCACCCCCTGGAGCCTAGGATCTCTCAGAGCTACCCCCTGGTGCTTAGGACCTCTCAGAGCCAGCTTCCGGTGCCTGTGGCCTCTGAGGGCCACCCCCTGGTACCTGTGGCCTCTGAGGGCCACCCCCTGGTGCCTAGAGCCTCTCAGAGTTACCCCCTGATGCCTAGGACCTCTCAGAGCCACCCTCTGGTGCCTGTGGCCTCTCAAAGCCAGCTCCCAGTGCCTGTGGCCTCTGAGGGCCACTCCTTGGTGCCTGTGGCCTCTCAGCAGCAGCTTCAGAATCTTTTGGAGGTCTGTCAAACTGGACCACCACCTCTTCAGGCCTCCCAGGCCCAGAGTCTGGCCACCATCTCTCTGCTCCAGGTTCTGCCCACCGAGTCTTTGCAGACCCAGCCTGTGGACCTTCAGGTGGTCCAAGCTATTCTGGACCTTCAGGCCACGTATCACACCCAGCAGGCCTCCCAGAGCAGCTCTTTAGTCCAGGAAATTAGACCAAGCCAGCCTCCATCTGCCTGGGAGTTTCACACAGAGCCAGTTGATCTTGAGACCCCGCCACCAGCGGACCAGGAGCTAAGTCAGAACCGTCCTGACGCTGCAGCCCTGCCTCCTCAGTCTCCAGCTCCAGCTGCTCAAGCCCAGCAGTCAGTGCCCTCCGGGAGGACCCCCACCCTGGCCCGAGGGAAGAAGAGTCACTCCATCTAG